A stretch of Desulfotalea psychrophila LSv54 DNA encodes these proteins:
- a CDS encoding peptidase U32 family protein, whose product MKRKIELLAPGGDIDSIKAAIIAGADAIYCGLDKFNARNRAENIGIEELNGILRLAHKNSCEIFLTLNIIIIESEIPTLINLLNKLVNTGLDGIIVQDFGAFYLLEKYFPSLKIHASTQLTSHNEGQIKFLKRLTATRVNLCRELNLNEIKSLARTGHEHDLLTEVFVHGANCICFSGICYLSSVLGGNSGNRGRCSQPCRDQYLTTVRAKNFPLNLKDNSAYADLAELAEAGVDSIKIEGRIKKFHYVHTVVNSWRQQLRRLSNKEELLKDDENLHRVFNRGFSNAFLKGDINRNMFIDNPRDNSALHLAEIYGGASDENVTRAKKELYDLKTEIINDVRTRIDQLSIERAPLTISVSGKVGAQLKVSVTTPDTSFTLYSTTELAQTGRAITAIATKKGRANQVLDYEILLSRFKAVNDTEYFIETLELDALEENLFVPFKELTSLKSQLLFKLNGERAHHAPIDLPRLKKHDDKTERPCLSLLISSAEDIHLCRETSADVYFQLPSNFKNSLVKFIDLFCQNDKLIPWFPSILIGDDYRTAVEFLERVKPKGIVTDNTGIALAAYERGIKWVAGPHLNTVNSFSLLSLKEKFNCSGAFISNEINGRQIKAIKRPEGFDLYYSIYHPILLLTSRQCLFQQITGCAKKRMDESCIEGCEKTASISNLKDGTIFIEKSKGNYHHAYHETHFLNTDIATDTEGLFTSLFIDLRDIETKTERAVDKIDLIRLFADHLNDKADSAEILKRNISPTTCHQYTRGL is encoded by the coding sequence ATGAAAAGAAAAATTGAATTATTGGCACCGGGCGGAGACATTGACTCCATCAAGGCGGCCATTATAGCCGGAGCAGATGCTATCTACTGTGGTCTGGACAAGTTTAACGCCAGAAACCGGGCAGAAAATATAGGCATTGAAGAGCTGAATGGAATCTTAAGGCTTGCCCATAAGAACAGCTGTGAGATCTTCCTCACCCTCAATATCATCATCATCGAGAGTGAAATACCCACCCTGATAAACCTCCTGAACAAACTGGTTAACACCGGCTTAGATGGTATTATTGTCCAGGATTTTGGAGCCTTTTACCTGCTCGAAAAATATTTCCCCAGCCTGAAGATCCACGCCTCCACCCAACTGACAAGCCATAATGAGGGGCAGATAAAATTTCTAAAGCGGCTTACGGCTACCCGAGTCAATCTCTGCCGCGAGTTGAACCTGAATGAGATAAAAAGCTTAGCCAGAACGGGACATGAGCACGACCTCTTAACAGAGGTATTTGTCCATGGAGCAAATTGCATCTGCTTTTCAGGTATCTGCTACCTCAGCTCCGTTCTAGGCGGCAACTCCGGCAATCGGGGCAGATGTAGTCAGCCATGCAGGGACCAATATCTAACTACCGTCAGGGCTAAAAACTTTCCCCTGAACCTTAAGGATAATTCAGCATATGCTGACCTGGCGGAGCTGGCAGAGGCCGGGGTGGACTCCATAAAGATCGAGGGAAGAATAAAAAAGTTTCACTATGTGCACACGGTGGTCAACTCCTGGCGGCAACAGCTCCGGAGGCTGAGCAACAAGGAAGAACTGCTAAAAGACGATGAAAATCTGCACAGGGTCTTTAATCGGGGCTTTTCCAATGCCTTTCTTAAAGGGGATATTAATAGGAATATGTTTATTGATAACCCCAGAGATAACTCTGCCCTCCATCTTGCGGAGATATACGGCGGTGCCAGCGATGAGAATGTAACAAGGGCCAAGAAAGAACTCTATGATCTGAAAACAGAGATCATAAATGATGTCAGGACGAGAATAGATCAACTCAGCATTGAAAGGGCGCCCTTAACAATAAGCGTTTCCGGAAAGGTTGGAGCCCAATTAAAGGTATCTGTCACGACTCCTGATACCAGTTTCACCCTCTACTCAACGACTGAGCTTGCCCAGACTGGCAGGGCCATCACGGCCATAGCCACAAAAAAGGGCAGGGCCAACCAGGTTCTTGATTACGAAATATTACTCTCCAGATTCAAGGCAGTAAACGATACGGAATATTTCATTGAAACCCTGGAACTGGACGCGCTTGAAGAGAATCTCTTTGTCCCCTTCAAGGAACTTACCTCCCTTAAGAGCCAGCTCCTCTTCAAACTCAATGGAGAACGGGCGCATCATGCTCCCATTGATCTGCCCCGCTTAAAAAAACATGATGACAAAACAGAGAGGCCCTGCCTCTCCCTCTTGATCTCCTCCGCAGAGGATATCCATCTCTGCCGGGAGACTTCGGCGGATGTTTACTTTCAACTACCCAGTAATTTCAAAAACAGCTTGGTAAAATTTATTGATCTCTTTTGCCAAAACGATAAACTGATCCCCTGGTTCCCCTCCATCCTGATAGGAGATGACTACCGTACTGCGGTGGAATTTCTTGAGCGAGTCAAACCAAAGGGTATTGTCACGGATAATACAGGAATAGCCCTTGCCGCCTATGAGCGAGGGATTAAGTGGGTAGCAGGCCCCCATCTCAATACGGTGAACTCTTTTAGCCTCCTCTCTTTAAAGGAAAAGTTTAACTGTTCCGGGGCGTTTATCTCAAATGAGATTAACGGGAGACAGATAAAAGCCATAAAAAGGCCCGAGGGATTTGACCTCTACTACAGCATCTATCACCCCATCCTCCTCCTCACCAGCAGACAGTGCCTCTTTCAACAGATCACGGGCTGTGCAAAAAAGAGGATGGACGAGAGCTGCATAGAGGGCTGCGAAAAAACCGCCTCGATTTCCAATCTGAAAGATGGCACCATCTTCATTGAAAAATCAAAGGGCAACTACCACCATGCCTACCATGAGACTCATTTCCTCAATACGGATATAGCAACTGACACAGAGGGGCTCTTTACCAGTCTCTTTATTGATCTGCGGGACATAGAGACCAAAACAGAGAGGGCGGTGGATAAGATCGACCTGATAAGGCTTTTTGCAGATCATCTCAATGATAAGGCCGATTCAGCAGAAATACTGAAAAGGAACATCTCCCCCACAACCTGTCACCAGTATACAAGGGGCCTTTAG
- a CDS encoding DUF748 domain-containing protein — MNFSIKKSKERLLTAWGKRGVRVGVSIATVFLLFVLLLPFAVKQGVQWWLVKNGAAEAVISSLSLNLFTGTLHVKGVDVQGAQKMLFATDGSGLKFDILGLFGKEIHIERTYYDHVTIQVKQEEDGQWKIASYTTPEQKENKPIEESKGSDWTILVDDVHITNSSVEFISPTFSTVVTIDDAQLTNFSTAAAAAPADFHFKGKIDKTPLVLEAGKLRVLPDLMVAGQINLLDFDTASLSPLLVGQLEKIAGLFSMAGQFKFEMKSDTTAFRYDGDVNLAKTHLKMKDINYLSDHTHWSGTVDAKNEWSQFIIDGALLLDGIALDLTQQSLSVDNKHLSFKGKTKVHLVEKGVVLTSDSTLISDGIIVKQTGTIYGHKHLKWQGTLGNKQDAQHYLIDGDLTLGGMNIKMADSGLALTNQDVQFAGSTDIDLSSALQITHRGSFVSKGFKVLVGEMDYGHDQLTWKGNISHKNGILTTSSSKGTLQLENISYSQAGASPLKVHLKNTSWAGTLSYSPVQDDIFASLALAGKVNAKGFAYALPGTMPLDIGLASIACNDLSVGRDGVHLGTSLIDGLSIYSPIAKRMALELQKITLTESTVTPKYMVSSRAGSFAGFQLFPVDKKDQHNGELEALTFTGFSWSPQSGVELKGLVAQALSLELERDTKGDLNLAKLIASLKDIESKVDGGQTGEEVHREVPAQGIQKSTPGVKVDKIELVGDNKILFTDHTLLVPYRSETVFKKFLIENIDTLNAKQDTLITVEALLEKRAPFTLSGKIRPFTKKPEESVSAQLQFKLRNYPLRNLSPYLVQAVGTGLESGQLKLQGTFKLEKGEVDIENKLLFKKLVTKAVAPELAKQLDNKLPVPLNTALGLLRDSDDNIALSIPISGPIDKLDFNLTNIFITALSKAVVPAASSYLMYALGPYGALAYVGMKIGQNILEVHLPPVNFVKGEEKLSVDQKDYLQRIGKIVKEGKANSDLQVVPVTNVALELGREGQLVADLSQEQRQKMLKLGQLRAQIIQKYLVEKQGVAAGKVLLSVTRLEDGSASSRVELQPEE; from the coding sequence ATGAATTTTTCTATTAAGAAGAGCAAGGAAAGGCTACTTACGGCATGGGGAAAACGGGGTGTCCGTGTAGGCGTTTCTATTGCCACTGTTTTTTTATTGTTTGTACTCCTATTGCCCTTTGCAGTGAAACAGGGCGTACAGTGGTGGCTGGTGAAAAATGGTGCAGCGGAGGCTGTCATCTCGTCACTTTCGCTTAATCTCTTCACCGGCACCTTACATGTTAAAGGCGTGGACGTACAGGGTGCACAGAAGATGCTTTTTGCAACCGATGGTTCGGGGCTTAAATTTGACATTTTAGGCCTGTTTGGTAAAGAGATACATATCGAAAGGACCTATTATGACCATGTCACCATTCAGGTAAAACAGGAGGAAGATGGGCAGTGGAAAATTGCCTCATACACAACCCCCGAACAAAAAGAGAATAAACCAATCGAGGAGAGTAAGGGGTCGGATTGGACCATCCTCGTCGATGATGTGCATATTACCAACTCCTCAGTTGAATTTATAAGCCCCACCTTTTCAACAGTAGTCACCATTGATGATGCGCAACTGACAAATTTTTCAACAGCAGCGGCTGCTGCTCCCGCTGATTTTCATTTCAAGGGTAAAATTGATAAGACACCGCTTGTTCTCGAAGCTGGAAAGTTACGGGTTCTACCTGATCTGATGGTGGCGGGGCAGATTAATTTGCTGGATTTTGATACGGCAAGCTTATCACCCCTATTAGTAGGACAGTTAGAAAAGATTGCAGGGCTGTTCTCCATGGCTGGTCAGTTTAAATTTGAGATGAAGAGTGATACGACAGCTTTTCGATACGATGGTGATGTTAATCTAGCCAAAACTCATCTGAAAATGAAGGATATAAACTACCTGTCTGATCATACCCATTGGTCAGGAACTGTGGATGCGAAAAACGAATGGAGCCAGTTTATTATAGATGGCGCACTGCTTCTTGATGGCATTGCCCTGGATCTCACCCAACAATCACTTTCTGTGGATAATAAGCATCTCTCTTTTAAGGGTAAAACAAAAGTCCATCTCGTTGAGAAAGGTGTCGTTCTTACCAGCGATTCAACCCTGATCTCAGATGGTATAATAGTAAAACAGACAGGGACAATTTATGGACATAAACATTTAAAGTGGCAGGGTACACTGGGAAATAAGCAGGATGCGCAACATTATCTTATTGATGGCGATCTCACCCTTGGTGGAATGAATATTAAAATGGCTGATTCTGGCTTGGCACTTACCAATCAAGATGTTCAGTTTGCTGGTTCCACCGATATTGATTTGAGTTCGGCCTTGCAGATTACTCATAGGGGAAGTTTTGTCAGTAAAGGGTTTAAGGTTCTTGTAGGTGAAATGGATTATGGCCATGACCAGCTCACCTGGAAGGGGAACATTAGCCATAAAAATGGCATCCTTACGACCAGTTCTAGCAAAGGCACACTTCAACTCGAAAATATTTCATACTCACAGGCAGGAGCTTCCCCGCTCAAGGTGCATCTCAAGAACACCAGTTGGGCTGGGACCCTCTCCTATTCTCCAGTGCAAGATGATATCTTTGCCTCCCTGGCACTTGCCGGCAAGGTAAACGCCAAGGGTTTTGCATATGCTCTCCCTGGCACTATGCCTCTGGATATAGGCCTTGCAAGTATTGCCTGCAATGATTTATCGGTTGGACGTGATGGTGTGCATCTTGGCACCTCACTCATAGACGGCCTTAGCATCTACTCTCCTATTGCCAAAAGGATGGCACTGGAACTGCAAAAGATTACACTCACTGAAAGTACTGTCACACCAAAATATATGGTCTCCTCAAGGGCGGGAAGCTTTGCCGGGTTCCAGCTGTTTCCTGTTGACAAAAAAGATCAGCATAATGGAGAGTTGGAAGCCTTAACCTTTACTGGTTTCTCCTGGTCTCCTCAATCCGGAGTTGAGCTAAAAGGGTTGGTTGCTCAGGCATTGTCTCTTGAACTGGAGAGGGATACAAAGGGAGATCTTAACTTAGCCAAGTTGATAGCAAGTCTGAAAGATATTGAGAGTAAAGTAGATGGAGGTCAGACTGGCGAAGAAGTTCATAGGGAAGTCCCTGCCCAAGGAATCCAGAAATCTACTCCAGGCGTTAAGGTCGATAAAATTGAGTTAGTGGGCGACAACAAGATCCTATTCACCGACCATACCTTACTTGTTCCCTATCGTAGTGAAACAGTCTTTAAGAAGTTCCTTATTGAAAATATCGATACCTTGAATGCAAAGCAGGATACCTTGATAACGGTGGAGGCACTCCTCGAAAAACGTGCCCCGTTCACCCTTTCAGGTAAAATACGACCATTTACAAAAAAGCCTGAAGAGAGCGTATCTGCCCAGTTGCAATTCAAGTTACGAAATTATCCTTTACGTAACCTCTCTCCCTATCTGGTGCAGGCGGTAGGTACGGGACTGGAGAGTGGACAGTTGAAGTTGCAAGGTACCTTTAAATTGGAAAAGGGTGAGGTTGATATTGAAAATAAACTGCTCTTTAAAAAGTTGGTTACTAAAGCCGTGGCACCAGAACTGGCAAAGCAACTCGACAATAAACTTCCCGTACCCTTAAACACAGCTCTTGGTTTGTTGAGAGATAGTGATGACAATATCGCGCTCAGTATTCCGATCAGTGGACCCATTGACAAACTGGATTTTAACCTCACTAACATCTTTATAACAGCCCTCAGTAAGGCTGTTGTGCCTGCCGCCAGTTCTTATCTGATGTATGCCCTTGGGCCCTACGGCGCTCTTGCCTATGTGGGGATGAAGATTGGGCAGAATATCTTAGAAGTACATTTGCCACCGGTAAACTTTGTTAAGGGTGAAGAGAAGCTGAGCGTGGATCAGAAAGATTATCTGCAGAGAATCGGTAAGATCGTTAAAGAGGGCAAGGCAAATTCTGACCTTCAGGTTGTTCCCGTGACTAATGTTGCCCTTGAGCTTGGCCGAGAAGGTCAATTGGTGGCCGATTTATCTCAAGAGCAGCGTCAAAAAATGCTTAAACTAGGCCAGCTCAGAGCACAGATTATCCAAAAGTATCTGGTGGAGAAACAAGGCGTTGCTGCAGGAAAGGTGCTACTTTCCGTCACCAGGTTAGAAGATGGTTCGGCTTCTTCTCGGGTTGAACTACAACCAGAAGAGTAG
- a CDS encoding GTPase/DUF3482 domain-containing protein: protein MIPEFAIMGHPNEGKSSVLSTLAEDDSVRISSSPGETTLCQSFVINIDDQDILRFTDTPGFQNPNRILYELKQCTGSPAANLKTLVRSLQDIPELKHDIELLKPLLRGAGIIYVVDGSRPIKNVDLSEIEILRLTGRPRMAVINCKDNRQYLEIWKDEFRKTFNSYRVFNAHHAGYRERIHLFEALKSIEQDWQEPLQRALLAFKQNWQDRTQRAAELISTMLGESLSFSLEGKIGGNEGEDVARRHLFDRYKKQLEQMEKTAQSRLRDLYKHNIYNYTLPPNPLLSDNLFTAKNWQLLGLSKKQCMLLGGLSGAGLGAGIDLAFAGLTFGIFTAAASAGGAVAALFTGQKAIEKSSTIKGIRIANETISIGPAKDIRLLFILLNRSFLFYQQIVNWAHGRRDSLSSESNLPELAKHNFTQEWSRAELTLCKKFFNCTTKQKIDQGEAAQQAFNELLLTMLEKLQK from the coding sequence ATGATTCCTGAATTTGCCATCATGGGACATCCCAACGAGGGGAAGTCATCGGTTCTATCAACTCTGGCAGAAGATGATTCTGTACGCATTAGTAGCAGCCCCGGAGAGACGACTCTCTGCCAATCATTTGTCATCAATATTGACGATCAGGATATTCTTCGTTTCACTGATACACCGGGATTTCAAAACCCTAATAGAATCCTTTATGAGCTCAAACAGTGTACTGGCTCGCCGGCCGCAAACCTCAAAACTCTGGTAAGATCATTACAGGATATTCCCGAACTGAAACATGACATTGAGTTGCTCAAGCCACTTTTACGGGGTGCTGGTATAATCTATGTTGTGGATGGATCAAGACCAATAAAAAATGTTGATCTGAGCGAAATTGAAATTTTACGCTTAACAGGGAGACCACGAATGGCGGTAATCAACTGCAAAGATAACCGTCAGTACCTGGAAATATGGAAAGATGAGTTCAGAAAAACTTTCAACTCATACAGGGTGTTCAATGCACACCATGCCGGATACAGAGAACGGATTCATCTCTTTGAAGCACTTAAGTCCATTGAACAGGACTGGCAGGAACCGCTACAGCGAGCACTCCTTGCCTTTAAGCAAAACTGGCAGGATCGCACCCAGCGCGCAGCTGAACTTATCAGTACGATGCTTGGAGAATCTCTGAGCTTCTCTTTAGAAGGTAAGATCGGAGGAAACGAAGGAGAAGATGTTGCGCGTCGCCATCTCTTTGATCGATATAAAAAGCAGTTAGAGCAGATGGAGAAAACTGCGCAGAGCAGATTGCGTGATCTTTATAAGCATAATATTTACAACTACACTCTCCCGCCTAACCCTTTACTCAGCGATAATCTTTTCACTGCGAAAAATTGGCAGTTATTAGGGCTAAGCAAAAAGCAATGTATGCTCCTGGGTGGTCTCAGCGGTGCAGGTTTAGGCGCTGGAATTGACCTTGCCTTTGCCGGACTCACCTTTGGGATTTTTACCGCAGCGGCTAGTGCAGGTGGGGCCGTGGCTGCTCTCTTCACCGGACAAAAGGCAATAGAAAAAAGTTCCACCATAAAGGGTATACGGATAGCCAATGAAACGATCTCAATAGGTCCTGCTAAAGACATTAGGCTTCTCTTTATTCTGCTCAATCGTTCTTTTCTTTTTTACCAACAGATTGTCAACTGGGCCCATGGCAGACGGGACTCTCTGTCATCTGAAAGCAATTTACCAGAACTGGCAAAGCATAATTTCACCCAAGAGTGGTCAAGGGCAGAGCTTACACTCTGTAAGAAATTCTTTAACTGCACAACAAAGCAGAAGATAGATCAAGGTGAAGCAGCGCAACAGGCCTTTAATGAACTGCTTCTTACCATGCTTGAAAAGTTACAAAAATAG
- a CDS encoding DUF2868 domain-containing protein, whose amino-acid sequence MNPKYRDIIDAAFFFHLDRQKNWQELHKRDRALFLEYVPKDGQEDSARLLSIWLAAQRGKQCIDTESIGTIVSKALSRIHLILLVISFFVGISATTTFLYYSGTTPINIFSFIIIFIGSQLCTITLALLVRLIRSLGQGQKSLSPPLIRYCLALFTSFLAGPLIAKFPAEKRLNYEHALGILKQNKGYSVDLSSLFNRIHQSASISLNIGLLFGALYKIITSDIAFGWQSTLRLSTEYIQTMVQIVSAPWNWSSLLAHANPTLEQIAGSRIILKDGIYHLANQNLSSWWPFLILCLLTYGLLPRILLFLIALLQERKSLQSSTTRRAEYQKLFHRMRTPIYEQKSEKEPGQTIGADATDKDRRFSHTGDEQSQTGHQATVTVLIAADIRNARHDNILKTLLLQHGYRAERLITFMADYASDQEIVDQLALQNSKQHCPIFIVMEANMVPLTEFLSYVQTIREKTQTTVEVLLVNSLADGSLVSPKETETLLWQQKIAGLGDSFIQLFPITLGEIQ is encoded by the coding sequence ATGAATCCCAAATACCGAGACATAATAGATGCTGCTTTTTTTTTCCATCTTGACCGGCAAAAAAACTGGCAGGAACTCCACAAGCGGGATCGAGCTCTTTTCCTGGAATATGTGCCAAAAGATGGACAAGAAGATTCAGCAAGACTGCTCTCAATATGGTTAGCCGCTCAACGAGGCAAGCAATGTATCGATACAGAAAGCATCGGTACCATTGTCTCAAAGGCTCTCAGTCGCATCCATCTCATCCTCTTGGTCATCAGTTTCTTCGTTGGTATTTCTGCCACTACTACTTTTTTATATTATTCCGGCACTACACCTATCAATATATTTTCATTTATAATTATCTTCATCGGCAGCCAGCTATGCACCATAACGCTTGCCCTTCTCGTCAGGCTCATTCGCTCGCTTGGCCAAGGGCAGAAGTCACTGTCACCGCCACTGATACGATATTGCCTTGCCCTCTTCACCTCGTTTTTGGCAGGGCCATTAATCGCAAAATTTCCGGCAGAGAAACGATTAAACTATGAACATGCACTGGGGATTCTCAAACAAAATAAAGGCTATTCGGTTGACCTCTCCTCTCTCTTTAATCGTATACATCAGTCAGCTAGCATAAGCCTCAACATCGGCCTTCTTTTTGGCGCTCTGTATAAAATTATCACCTCAGATATCGCTTTTGGCTGGCAATCTACTTTGAGACTGAGCACTGAATATATCCAGACCATGGTGCAAATTGTCTCTGCCCCCTGGAACTGGAGCAGCCTTCTCGCCCACGCCAACCCAACCCTTGAACAAATTGCCGGTAGTCGGATTATTCTAAAAGATGGTATCTATCACTTAGCAAATCAAAACCTCTCATCCTGGTGGCCGTTTCTTATCCTCTGTCTCTTGACCTATGGTCTTCTGCCCCGGATACTTCTCTTTTTAATTGCCCTCTTACAAGAGAGAAAGAGTCTTCAGTCATCCACCACGCGAAGAGCAGAATACCAAAAACTCTTTCACCGGATGCGCACCCCCATCTATGAGCAAAAAAGTGAGAAAGAGCCGGGACAAACCATCGGTGCCGATGCAACAGATAAGGATCGTCGGTTCTCTCATACAGGCGACGAGCAATCGCAAACTGGCCACCAGGCAACAGTTACAGTACTGATTGCAGCAGACATCAGAAATGCCCGCCATGATAATATACTCAAGACATTGCTCCTCCAGCATGGATATAGAGCCGAACGGTTGATCACCTTTATGGCCGACTACGCTTCTGACCAAGAGATTGTCGACCAACTTGCTCTGCAGAATAGCAAGCAGCACTGTCCTATCTTCATTGTAATGGAGGCTAATATGGTTCCCCTCACCGAGTTCCTCTCCTATGTGCAAACAATAAGAGAAAAAACCCAAACCACAGTTGAGGTACTACTTGTTAATAGTTTGGCAGATGGTTCACTGGTCAGTCCAAAAGAGACGGAGACCCTGCTCTGGCAACAAAAGATCGCCGGACTTGGTGATAGTTTTATCCAACTTTTCCCAATTACATTAGGTGAAATTCAATGA
- a CDS encoding GNAT family N-acetyltransferase, giving the protein MQYGIKEIQAEQDEAVCRIIKAVGAEHGAIGEGFGPSDPEVERMSHFYMGEQKSIYLIATVNGQVVGGSGIAAFNGSAEICELRKLFLLAESRGLGLGKKLTDECLTFARENGYRQCYLDTLANMKPAIALYEKLGFRHLQRPLEGTIHSGCDVWMLKDL; this is encoded by the coding sequence ATGCAATATGGTATTAAAGAAATTCAGGCCGAGCAGGACGAGGCAGTTTGTCGAATCATTAAAGCCGTCGGTGCTGAGCACGGAGCCATCGGCGAAGGTTTTGGCCCCTCCGACCCAGAAGTAGAGAGAATGAGTCATTTCTATATGGGAGAGCAGAAGAGTATCTACCTTATTGCCACAGTTAATGGTCAAGTTGTCGGTGGTAGTGGTATTGCTGCCTTCAATGGCAGTGCTGAGATCTGTGAACTGCGAAAACTATTTTTACTGGCGGAGAGTCGTGGCCTGGGGCTGGGCAAAAAATTAACCGATGAATGTTTAACCTTTGCCCGCGAAAATGGCTACAGGCAGTGCTATCTGGATACCCTTGCCAATATGAAACCAGCAATAGCCCTCTATGAGAAGTTGGGATTCAGACATCTGCAGAGACCACTTGAGGGTACCATCCACAGCGGTTGCGATGTTTGGATGCTCAAGGATCTATAG
- a CDS encoding M20 family metallo-hydrolase, giving the protein MSEKIHRILEELESRLVEFGRKLHNHAESGWTEFWATAFIADILIEAGYHVKMGREVLDADFRMGLPDDEALHAAAERAIAQGANPDLVEKMRGGFTGLVADLKAGPAARIALRFDIDSNTLQECEEVGHRPFDEGFSSRNNGSCHACGHDGNATIGLGIALALAQLRESVSQNIRLIFQPAEEGVRGALPMVRAGVVDGIKALVGCHMGFKAFHTGGLILGAGKFLATSKFDAHFTGVSSHAGAYPEEGQNSLLAAATASLNMHAIPRHSGGATRITVGRMEAGEGRNIIPAQATLVSETRGETTELNDFMLEKAKKVIKHSAGMYDQAWQIKMMGGCKSGESDAEMIALLRQSAEKVSFFQSELIEDYVEFGGSDDVTEFMAAVQEQGGIASYCLAGTELVAGHHNYRFDFNEATLAPAAEFLTNAVFAMCELDL; this is encoded by the coding sequence ATGTCTGAAAAAATTCATCGGATACTAGAAGAACTGGAATCACGTTTGGTTGAGTTTGGTCGCAAACTGCATAATCATGCAGAAAGTGGTTGGACAGAATTTTGGGCCACTGCCTTTATTGCCGATATTCTCATTGAGGCAGGTTATCATGTCAAGATGGGGCGTGAGGTGCTTGATGCCGATTTCCGGATGGGACTGCCCGACGATGAGGCCCTGCATGCGGCAGCGGAGAGGGCAATAGCACAGGGGGCAAATCCGGATCTCGTAGAAAAAATGCGCGGTGGATTTACCGGTCTGGTAGCCGATCTTAAGGCTGGCCCCGCCGCCAGGATTGCCCTGCGTTTTGATATTGATTCAAACACCCTGCAGGAGTGTGAGGAGGTGGGACATCGCCCCTTTGATGAGGGATTTTCCTCCAGGAACAATGGCTCCTGTCATGCCTGTGGTCATGATGGTAATGCCACTATTGGTCTTGGTATTGCCTTGGCTCTTGCTCAGCTGCGGGAGTCTGTATCGCAAAACATTCGCCTTATCTTTCAACCGGCAGAAGAGGGGGTGCGTGGCGCCCTGCCCATGGTCAGGGCGGGCGTGGTCGATGGTATAAAGGCCCTTGTCGGTTGTCATATGGGTTTTAAGGCATTTCATACCGGCGGATTGATCCTTGGCGCTGGTAAGTTTTTGGCCACCAGTAAGTTCGATGCTCACTTTACCGGTGTCTCCTCCCATGCGGGGGCCTATCCGGAAGAGGGGCAGAACTCTCTTTTGGCGGCGGCCACTGCCTCGCTGAATATGCATGCCATTCCTCGTCATTCAGGTGGGGCCACCCGTATAACCGTTGGTCGCATGGAGGCGGGAGAGGGACGTAATATCATCCCGGCTCAGGCAACTCTGGTGTCAGAGACTCGTGGGGAGACTACGGAACTCAATGACTTTATGTTGGAAAAGGCCAAGAAGGTTATTAAGCATAGTGCCGGGATGTATGATCAGGCCTGGCAGATAAAGATGATGGGTGGCTGTAAGAGTGGTGAGAGTGATGCTGAAATGATTGCCCTTCTGCGCCAGTCTGCCGAGAAGGTCTCCTTTTTTCAGTCTGAACTTATCGAGGACTATGTGGAATTTGGTGGCAGTGATGATGTGACCGAGTTCATGGCCGCAGTTCAGGAGCAGGGTGGCATTGCCTCCTACTGTCTGGCGGGCACCGAACTTGTAGCAGGTCATCACAACTACCGCTTTGACTTCAACGAGGCGACCCTTGCCCCTGCGGCAGAGTTCCTCACCAATGCTGTCTTTGCCATGTGTGAGCTTGATTTGTAG